In the Bdellovibrionales bacterium genome, GACTGGACTTCGTCGCAAGTGCCTTCAGCAAACAACTTTGAGAGCATTTATTTATGGCTCACAAAAAAGATCCCCAACTGGCGCGACGCCAGTTTCTCCAAGGTTTGGCTGCTGCACCACTGATGCTCACCTTCGGCGCGGCGTCCGCTCAAGAAACAGATCCCTCGCTTCAAAAAGCTCGCAGGGTTCCGATGTTGCAAGGGTGGACTGATGAAACGGAAAGTCTGATTGTTGTCTTAGGTGCCGCGGGATGGTCTTTTAAATCTCTTTCCGGGAGCCGCATTCAAGTCAACGTCGTCAAAACTCAGAATATCAGCAATACAAATTACGTCTTATACCGTCTGCAGGTCACGGGCCTTTCCACGATCGCCTATAGCCCCATCGGCGTCTATGATGCAAACGGAGTCCTCCTCGATACACGCAGCCTAAAGGGGATTGATCTTCAAATGTCGTCGCCACGGATTGCGGTCGCTTCCTGTGCAAATTATCGCAAGCTCGATTTGCAAGAGGCGATGTACAACCAAGTTCAACAGCAGTCGCCGGATATGATTTTCTTTATCGGTGACATCGTTTACAGCAATTCCCGAGTCAGCTCTGTGATCGGGACACCCGAAGACCCAAGCACGGCCCTCGAGCGCTATGTGCAAACATGGAATACCGTAAACATGTACCAGCTCGAGCCATTGATCCCGACGATTGCAGTTTGGGACGACCATGATTATGGAACCAACAATGGTGGAGCCAATCATCCTTACAAAGCAGTGATGAAAGAAATGTTCCGTTCTTTCTATCCGCTCCCGGATCAGCATAGCCGCCTTTCGCTCGGCCCAGGGACCGCCTTTCGCTTGAGAGCTTTCGGCATGGACTCTTATTTCATGGATGGGCGCTCGTTCTTTGAAAAAAAGAAAACTCAATGGGGAGATGCTCAAGAAGCTTGGTTTAATCAAGATTTTAACTCCAGTAACCTTCCGGTTTGGCTTTTAAACGGCATTCAGTTCTTCCGCTATTTCTTCACTGTGGAATCTCTGCAAAAAAGCGCCGAACCAAGTTTATTGAGACTGCAAACGATGTTGCGCAGCCGGAAAAAACCGGTGGCCCTATTCTCCGGCGACGTTCACTGCTCGCAGGTGCAAGAGATTCCGGAGTCTTTCTTTGGCTTTAAAACCTATGAAATCACTTCCAGTGGTATTCATAGCAGCTCTGCCGGCCGGGCCATGCATCGCAAGGACGACGCCAACCAGCTTTTTTACTACGGAGATGAAAATTTCTTAATCGTTCAGCCGACTCTGCAGAACGCAACTATGGATCTAGAGATCAGTTGCGCAACCGCGGGTGGGACTGCTCCTGTGGTAAATCGACCGCTTCGAATCGCCGTATAGATTGACAGCTCCCAGAATTAGACATAATCACTCTCAAGCTTTTTGAGGGGGATCTTATGAAAAGTCTCATGGGAATTTCGGTCGTAGCAATGACATTGGCAGTAGCTCTTACTGCATGCACGAAAACCGAAAAAGAAATCGTTTACCAATATCCGCCAAAAGATGTTCTCGAGTCTTTCTCAACTGCAACGTGTGCAAAAAAGAACTGCGTGAAAATCGCAAAGTCTTCTTTGAACAAAACGTTTTTGTTGATGATCTCCGGTAAGTCAATCGACACAACACCTCAATGGATGGACTTGAAACCTTCTGTTGTGATCTTCCAGCAGTCAGGCGCGCAGGTCGGCCTCTTCGCAGTTTCAACCGAAGCTATCTACGGCAACGAGGATGCAAAGAACTTGATCCAAAGTTTCGATGTCATCGCCGACGACGCGGACTCCGTTACTTTCGATTGGGGTGCCGGTATTACAAGTCTTCGAACCCAAGGTACTTTTGATACTGAGATCGATATGGGTGATGACGACGGCACCAACGGTTCGTCTTTGCAGATTTTGAACTCTTTTGTGAAGAGTGTCAGTATTTCAAAAGATCTCATCGAAGTTAGTCAGATCTCCAAGATCCTTCAGACAAAGCTCATTTCAAAGAAAGACAATCCTTTTGATCCTAAAGACGAAGGAAAGCCAAAGATCGACGTGACGGAAAGCACATTGAACATCAATGTTCAATTCTATCCTTACTCGAAAAATCCGAACTTCACACCAAAAGCAGCCGACAAGTCCCGTACCGTTGGCTTCTTCGTAACGAAGATCGCGACTCCTGAAGTTGCAGATGAAAAACAGATCTTCATCACGAAGTGGGACTTCAGTGCGCCAAAAGGCCCTGTGCGCTTTTTGGTTTCTGCAAATACGCCAAAAGAATATCTCGAGTCTGTTCGTGAGGGCTTGCTCTACTGGAACAAAGTTTTCGGCTTCGAGGCCGTTCGTGTAGAGACGGGCGTGGATGACTCTTCAGTGCCGCCATTGCACGCCGTCATGGTTCGGTGGATTCCATGGGAAGACGCGGGCTTTGCATACGCGCAGGCGCAGAACGATCCACTCACGGGTGAAATGCTCCGCGGTCAGCTGTTCCTGACTCCGGCCTTCGCGCACACAAAAGGTTATGTGAAAAAGCTCACTCCAGTGATCAACCCTCTGGTGGCGTGTGATTTGACGAAGTCCTACAACAAAGGCGATTTCCTTCCGAGCAACCCGGATGAGCTCCGCATTGCTCAAGACGATGTTCGCTCTGTTGTTGCTCACGAAGCGGGGCATGCACTTGGTTTGCGCCACAATTTCGCGGCCTCTGCGAGCGTATCGCTTACACAAAAAGGTGTGTTGAAGGCCGTCAGTGATTACCTCCATGACGCTAATAACGACAGCGTTATGACTGGCACGACAGTTATGGATTACCTCAAAGGCACGGAAGACATCCTTTTGGGTAAATATATCAAAAACCACCCACTTCCTTATGACCAGATGGCTATGAAGTGGGCCTACTCCCAAGGGGTCGACGGTTTGAACCCTGCAGTTTCAAAATACTGCAGCGACGAGGACTTGATCATTTCTCAAGGTCGCGACAACGTGACCATCTTCGATTGCCAGCAAGGTGATGCGACTGGCAGCACGCTGACATCCCTTATCAATAATCACCTACGTAATCGTCAGAGTATGTTGCAGACGAAGTATGATGCGATCCTTGCGTCGCTCTTCCCTGAAGATCAAGAGGTCTACACCGGCAACCTCGATATCATCCTGAACGAAAACCACACGGAATTGGGGCTCAAAGATCTCAAGGCCTATCTTGAAATGCAAAAGAACCATGCGGGTTTTGTCAGTCTCGATAAGTGGAAGAATGTCATTCAACGCGGTTTGAAATCAGACGCGGATCCCGCGTTGGATCAGATGCTGAAAGACGATCTTGCGGAAGTCGGCACGTTCGCTGATGCGAAGAACTTGCTAACGCCAGTGAGCTCTTCCTGGACAACGACAGACCTGCAAATGGTTTTGGATTCCATTGCAAAAGGACAAGGCACTATCAAGGGCCGTACCTACCAGCTGACAGCCGATCAACAGGCGCGTTTGAATCAGTATTTCAAAGACGAAGCCGCATATGTTGAAACGGAACTGCAAAAACAGTTGAATGACCTCTTTGTAGGCCTCTAGAATAGAGCTCATGAAGAATGAGCTCTATCAAGAAATCAGCTTTGAGTTCACCCGCAGCCGTGGCGCCGGGGGCCAGCATGTGAATCGCACAGAATCCGCCGTGATTCTGCGCTGGAACCTCCTCGAAACCCGCGCCTTTTCTCCAATAGAAAAAGATCGTTTGATCTATAAACTCAGCTCCCAGCTCACCAAAGAGGGAGAGCTCTTGATTCGCGCCGAAGTTCATCGCGATCAAGACAGCAATCGCAAAGAAGCCGTTCGTAAATTCGAAGAGATTCTCGAAAAAGCACTCTTTGTGCCTAAAAAACGCATCAAAACCAAACCGACGAAGTCCTCTCAGCGCAAGCGCTTGGATTCGAAGAAAAAAGACTCGCAGAAAAAACGTATGCGCAGTGAGAAATGGTAGCCCATGGATTCTTTCTATTCGCAAACTTATCCACACATCAAACTTCAACGCCGTGATCATCAGCTTTGGATTACGCTGAACAATCCCGAGCAAAGCAATGCGATCACTCTTGAGATGGTCGACTCTTTCTGCAAAGTTTTGAAGTACGCCGACTTCGATCCAAGCATCCGCGTGATTATCGTTACTGGCGAAGGAAAAAACTTCTGCTCCGGCGGCGATGTGAAGGCGATGCAGGAAAAAAACGGCATGTTCCGGGGTGAAAGCAATGAACTTCGTATGCGCTACATGCACGGCATTCAGCAAATCCCCAAAACGATCGAAGATCTTTCAACGCCGATGATCGCGATGGTCAATGGTGCTGCGATCGGTGCTGGCTGCGACCTTGCAATGATGTGCGATCTCCGCATCGGCACAAGCACCACAAAATTTGGCGAGACCTTTACAAAAATCGGACTTATCCCTGGTGACGGCGGCACCTTTTTCGTTCAACGCGTAGTGGGTTACTCCAAGGCGATGGAAATGACTTTGACCGGAGATATTTACGAAGGGCAAAAAGCCAAAGACTTCGGCCTGATGAATTTTCTCGTGGAAGAATCGCAGCTCATAGCTGAAACCGAAAAGCTCGCGACGAAAATCGCCAACAACGCGCCGGTGGCTCAGCAAATGGCAAAAAAAGCGATGAAGATCTCCTATCTGCATGACTTGCAAACTTCTCTAGATTTGCTCGCATCCTTCCAGGGAATCACACAGCGGACTCAGGATCATTTCGAGGCGCTCGAGGCCGTCAAAGCCAAGCGCACTCCGGAATTTAAAGGAAAGTAAAAGCTTTTTTAAGCGGGGACGGTGATAAATCCTCCCTTGGGACTTTAAACTCAAGCCCGTGAAGGCTTTGCATTTTATTTTAGCGATTTTGTTTATGAGCTATCTCCTCCCGCAAGAGAGGTGGCTTTCTCTCGTGCAAGCTCAGTTCCTTAAAGTCGCAGCTCATGATTTCATCCACTCACTACCGTCCACGGAATCGCTCGCAGTTCGTACGCTGCACCCACCGGAAAAAAACTTTCAGCCCTTTATTTTCGCAAACTCAACGCCGACATCCGGCCCACAAAAAGCCTGTTTTTGGCGCATAACTCGAGTCAATGAATTCAATCGATTGCTCATTTTCACTGCGTACAACTCCCGTGCTCCGCCAATCTAAACCCTTCGCAAAAATAGTTTCCGGTGCATAGCTATTAGGCTCACCGAAACCATTCCAGTTTCAGTAATCCAGATCGTCCTGGAAGACCCAGGCAGTTTTATTTCTCGTTTAAAAAGGGGTTTTTATGACTAAAGCAGAAGCAAAAGGTATCAAAGTATTGTTGGCCATCGTTGTTTTGGCGTTCTTATTTCGTATTTTTGCGTATGATCACATGCTCGCGCTGATGAAATAAGCGCACTCCGCGGCGGCGGCGTCACCCGCCGCCTTATCTCTTGAGTCCCCTGGGGAAAACTCCTAACATGGGTCAACCAGGAGATCTTTGTGAAGACCAACCAACGCTCTCATCCCATGAAAAATCCGATCATCGTAGCCCTTGACGTCGACAGTCGCGAGCAAGCCCTCAAGCTTGCAGATCAGCTCGCCGATGTGGTCGGAGGATTCAAAGTCGGCCCAAGATTATGTCTTCGCTACGGCCAAGATCTGGTTAAAGAAATCGCCGCGCGTGGCCCGGTCTTCGTCGACAACAAGCACTTCGATATTCCCTCGACCATGGAGGCAGCTGTTCGTGCAAGCTTCGAAGCCGGCGCAACCCTCGTCACAGTCCATGCTCTCGCTGGAAAAGAGGCCCTCACCAAGATGGCGGCCGTCGAAAAAGAGCTCAATCAGCAGCGTCCTTTTAAAATTCTCGCAGTGACGATTCTGACTTCGTGGGATCAAAACTCCATGCCTTCGAATCTCAAACAACAACCGATTTCCCAGCACGTGACCGATCTGGCGAGCTTGGTTCTTGAATCGGGTATGACGGGCCTTGTGTGCTCTCCGCACGAGCTAGATCTTTTACAAAATAAGGGCCTGTACCTTGTAACTCCTGGAATTCGTTTTAGTATGGACTCCCTTGGAGATCAGAAGCGCGTGATGGGCCCGGCAGAAGCCATCCACGCAGGAGCCTCGGCTCTTGTCGTCGGACGCCCTATCATCGAGGCAAAAAATCCCCTTGAAACAGCGACAGACTACGTGATGGCACTCTATGAGAAAAAATAATTCAGGTAAATTCAGTGGCAATAAATCTCAAAACCAATCGCGCCCGCAACAAGGCGGCCGTCCACAGCAGGGCTCTCGCCCTCAGCAAGGACAGCGTCCTCAAGGCGGCATGGGTCGAGGCAAAGAGCCCGAGATTCCGAAAGACTGGCGTCCTGTCATCGGCACTCACGCCATCAATGAAGCTCTGAATGTGCGCCCGCAAATGGCAAAAATCATGTGGCTCCGTCAGGGCTGGGAGTCCTCGGGCGAACTTCGCGAGATTCAAGAGCTCGCTTTGAAGGCGAAAGTGAAAATCGAAATCAAACCTGAGAGTGTGATCGACCGTTTTGGCTCATCCCATCAGGGCGCCGTGGTATTTATGAATGGCGCGCCGACACTCGACATGGAAGGCCTCGAAAACTTCGAAAAATCCATCATGCTGATCCTCGACGGGATCGAAGATCCGCACAATCTCGGTGCGATTCTCAGAACCTCTTGGTTGATCGGTGTTCAGGGTGTTTTAGTGCCTGAAGATCGGGCAGTGGGCCTCACTCCGACAGTTCACAAAGTGGCTTGCGGAGGCGCAGAACACGTGCCTGTTGAAGAGACCACAAATTTCGCTAAGTACGCAGAAGACTTTAAGAAAATGGGATACTGGATCTATGGTCTTAGCCCTCGTGGAAAGAAGTCGATCTTCGATCTCCAGCTGCCTGAGAAAGTCGTATGGGCGATTGGCTCTGAGGACAAGGGAATGAGAGTCACCACAGAGAGACTTTGTGATGAATTAGTGTACATTCCGCAGTCTTCTGCAGCGGCGAGTTACAACGCCTCTGTTGCGACGGCTATGGCTCTCACAGAG is a window encoding:
- a CDS encoding alkaline phosphatase D family protein, whose amino-acid sequence is MAHKKDPQLARRQFLQGLAAAPLMLTFGAASAQETDPSLQKARRVPMLQGWTDETESLIVVLGAAGWSFKSLSGSRIQVNVVKTQNISNTNYVLYRLQVTGLSTIAYSPIGVYDANGVLLDTRSLKGIDLQMSSPRIAVASCANYRKLDLQEAMYNQVQQQSPDMIFFIGDIVYSNSRVSSVIGTPEDPSTALERYVQTWNTVNMYQLEPLIPTIAVWDDHDYGTNNGGANHPYKAVMKEMFRSFYPLPDQHSRLSLGPGTAFRLRAFGMDSYFMDGRSFFEKKKTQWGDAQEAWFNQDFNSSNLPVWLLNGIQFFRYFFTVESLQKSAEPSLLRLQTMLRSRKKPVALFSGDVHCSQVQEIPESFFGFKTYEITSSGIHSSSAGRAMHRKDDANQLFYYGDENFLIVQPTLQNATMDLEISCATAGGTAPVVNRPLRIAV
- a CDS encoding zinc-dependent metalloprotease; protein product: MKSLMGISVVAMTLAVALTACTKTEKEIVYQYPPKDVLESFSTATCAKKNCVKIAKSSLNKTFLLMISGKSIDTTPQWMDLKPSVVIFQQSGAQVGLFAVSTEAIYGNEDAKNLIQSFDVIADDADSVTFDWGAGITSLRTQGTFDTEIDMGDDDGTNGSSLQILNSFVKSVSISKDLIEVSQISKILQTKLISKKDNPFDPKDEGKPKIDVTESTLNINVQFYPYSKNPNFTPKAADKSRTVGFFVTKIATPEVADEKQIFITKWDFSAPKGPVRFLVSANTPKEYLESVREGLLYWNKVFGFEAVRVETGVDDSSVPPLHAVMVRWIPWEDAGFAYAQAQNDPLTGEMLRGQLFLTPAFAHTKGYVKKLTPVINPLVACDLTKSYNKGDFLPSNPDELRIAQDDVRSVVAHEAGHALGLRHNFAASASVSLTQKGVLKAVSDYLHDANNDSVMTGTTVMDYLKGTEDILLGKYIKNHPLPYDQMAMKWAYSQGVDGLNPAVSKYCSDEDLIISQGRDNVTIFDCQQGDATGSTLTSLINNHLRNRQSMLQTKYDAILASLFPEDQEVYTGNLDIILNENHTELGLKDLKAYLEMQKNHAGFVSLDKWKNVIQRGLKSDADPALDQMLKDDLAEVGTFADAKNLLTPVSSSWTTTDLQMVLDSIAKGQGTIKGRTYQLTADQQARLNQYFKDEAAYVETELQKQLNDLFVGL
- the arfB gene encoding aminoacyl-tRNA hydrolase codes for the protein MKNELYQEISFEFTRSRGAGGQHVNRTESAVILRWNLLETRAFSPIEKDRLIYKLSSQLTKEGELLIRAEVHRDQDSNRKEAVRKFEEILEKALFVPKKRIKTKPTKSSQRKRLDSKKKDSQKKRMRSEKW
- a CDS encoding enoyl-CoA hydratase/isomerase family protein gives rise to the protein MDSFYSQTYPHIKLQRRDHQLWITLNNPEQSNAITLEMVDSFCKVLKYADFDPSIRVIIVTGEGKNFCSGGDVKAMQEKNGMFRGESNELRMRYMHGIQQIPKTIEDLSTPMIAMVNGAAIGAGCDLAMMCDLRIGTSTTKFGETFTKIGLIPGDGGTFFVQRVVGYSKAMEMTLTGDIYEGQKAKDFGLMNFLVEESQLIAETEKLATKIANNAPVAQQMAKKAMKISYLHDLQTSLDLLASFQGITQRTQDHFEALEAVKAKRTPEFKGK
- the pyrF gene encoding orotidine-5'-phosphate decarboxylase, which translates into the protein MKNPIIVALDVDSREQALKLADQLADVVGGFKVGPRLCLRYGQDLVKEIAARGPVFVDNKHFDIPSTMEAAVRASFEAGATLVTVHALAGKEALTKMAAVEKELNQQRPFKILAVTILTSWDQNSMPSNLKQQPISQHVTDLASLVLESGMTGLVCSPHELDLLQNKGLYLVTPGIRFSMDSLGDQKRVMGPAEAIHAGASALVVGRPIIEAKNPLETATDYVMALYEKK
- the rlmB gene encoding 23S rRNA (guanosine(2251)-2'-O)-methyltransferase RlmB — protein: MRKNNSGKFSGNKSQNQSRPQQGGRPQQGSRPQQGQRPQGGMGRGKEPEIPKDWRPVIGTHAINEALNVRPQMAKIMWLRQGWESSGELREIQELALKAKVKIEIKPESVIDRFGSSHQGAVVFMNGAPTLDMEGLENFEKSIMLILDGIEDPHNLGAILRTSWLIGVQGVLVPEDRAVGLTPTVHKVACGGAEHVPVEETTNFAKYAEDFKKMGYWIYGLSPRGKKSIFDLQLPEKVVWAIGSEDKGMRVTTERLCDELVYIPQSSAAASYNASVATAMALTETLRQHQSATSRKK